Below is a window of Oncorhynchus clarkii lewisi isolate Uvic-CL-2024 chromosome 19, UVic_Ocla_1.0, whole genome shotgun sequence DNA.
TGTGCTTAACAACATAACCCACCTGGCTGTGCTTAACAACATAACCCACCTGGCTGTGCTTAACAACATAACCCACCTGGCTGTGCTTAACAACATAACTCACCTGGCTGTGCTTAACAACATAACTCACCTGGCTGTGCTTAACAACATAACTCACCTGGCTGTGCTTAACAACATGACTCACCTGGCTGTGCTTAACAACATAACCCACCTGGCTGTGCTTAACAACATAACCCACCTGGCTGTGCTTAACAACATAACTCACCTGGCTGTGCTTAACAACATAACCCACCTGGCTGTGCTTAACAACATAACCCACCTGGCTGTGCTTAACAACATAACCCACCTGGCTGTGCTTAACAACATAACCCACCTGGCTGTGCTTAACAACCTAACTCACCTGGCTGTGCTTAACAACATAACCCACCAGACAGGTGTTCTCCTCTCATCGGGGGGTGATGACCCAGAAATAATATACCCTCTGatgctttccttctctcttctttttttctcttcactcgattctctctctctctctctctctctctctctctctctctcttctcttctgcaCCTGTGCTCACTCTGAGTTTCTCTTTATTCCAATGCCATGTTCGTTCGTTTCTCTTTTGTGTTCTGTTATCGTATGTTCAGGGCTCCAGCTCCTGTTTGCTGTTCCAAAGTTTATGTTAAAGCGAAGTCTTCTTTCGTTCGTTGGTATCTGGTGGTTGTCACTGCAGAGAAGCGTATTCCAAGTCCAATGCAGAGAGATTTTAGAGATCATGAAAACACTTTTTTAAAATTCAGTTCTTGTTCTACCCCTTTTCTTGGCAGTTGAGAATTCTTTCCCTCTATTTTTTTGTGGATCTCTTTGATCTTTAGGTCTTTTTCAATGtgattttcctccctctctctctctgtctgtgtgccagATTCACACAATACGCAATTATTCATTTGAAACGGTGAataatccctctctccctctaccgcatccctccccctcccttctcctttttcttcttctcccctctttcttacgccctcccctctttctctgccaGATTGATTCGCCCTAAAGTTTTTTAGCTAAGCACCCCCTTCCCCCACTCtttatctctccatccttcccccactctttatctctccatccttcccccactctttatctctccatccttcccccactctttatctctccatccttcccacACTAtttatctctccatccttcccccactctttatctctccatccttcccccaCTCTTTATCTTTCCATCCTTCCCCCACTctttatctctccatccatcccccactctttatctctccatctttcccacactctttatctctccatccttcccccactctttatctctccatccttcccccactctttatctctccatccttcccccactctttatctctccatccatcccccgctctttatctctccatccattccccactctttatctctccatccttcccccactctttatctctccatccatcccccactctttatctctccatccatcccccactctttatctctccatccatcccccactctttatctctccatccttcccccactctttatctctccatccatcccccgctctttatctctccatccatcccccgctctctcttctcctctcgggAGTGATTTCAACTCTGTTCAGAGTCAGAGTGTCTATGTATCTGCTGCATTAAGCCGCTCATGTTTAATAGTAGAATCATTTTGAGGCTTAGTTCTAAATGCGGCGCATCAGAGGTTCAAACCACTCTCCTCTACCCAGTCAGTCTCTTACAGTAAATACATCTCTTtcaacttttctttttttttcagcTAGTGGCCAGATtgattcatatatttttatgttttctctctctctctctctctctctctctctctctctctctttctctctctctctctctctctctttctctctctctctctctatctctctctctctctctctctctctctctctctctctgcatccgaaatagggtgctatttcggATGCAGACCCTGTGATGTGGTTTGCTACAGAACACAAAtatgcctctttctctccctctatctatccttcTGTCATCAACACATCCAACCTATCCCATGTTAACCCTCTGTATTTTCCTCTCACTATCCTATGtgaactctctccctctctgttgagctctctctccctccctctctccgtctatcctttCATAATCACGGTTTGATTAAATTACAGATCTGTAAGTGAACCCccctacctcttctcctctcctccttgctcCTTGCTCCTTGCTTGCCCCAATCCCtatctcccccacctctctctctctccccctgccattctctctccacccattctctcgctctctctcccctgccactctctctctctcccctgccactctctcccccaccattctctctctctctctctctctctcccctgccactctctcccccaccattctctctctctctctctctctctctcccctgccactctctctctctcccctgccactctctcccccaccattctttgtctctctctcccctgccactctctctctctctcccctgccactctctcccccaccattctctcccccaccattctctctctctctctctctctcacccctgccactctctctctctcccccaccattctctctctctctctctctctctcccctgccactctctctctctcccccgccattctctctctctcccctgccactctctctctctctcacccctgccattctctctctctctctctctctcccctgccactctctctctaactgagGTATTCCCATCATTTCCCACCCCCGTATAAACATCCACTGCTCCATGTTTTCATGTTACTCCTCTGATTCCCCCATAACAGTTCAAATGGTGTCTGATGGTGTCCCACCGTGATATCACAACTGTGACATCATCATCTGACGGCAGCCATTACAGAACACAGGTAGTGTACACACAAACAaaactgtctcctctctcatctcctctctctcccctctctctcctctctctcccctctcatcccctctctctcctctctcatctcctctctctcccctctcatctcctctctctcccctctaatctcccctctcatctcctctctctctcctctctcatctcatctctctctcctctctcatctctctcatctcctctctctcccctctctctctctcccctctctcccctctctctcctctctctcccctctcatcccctctctcatctcctctctctcccctctcatctcctctctctcccctctcatctcccctctcatctcctctctctctcctctctcatctcctctctctctcctctctcatctcctctctctcccctctctctctcccctctctcccctctctctcctctctcatcttctctctctctcctctctctcccctctctctcatctcctctctcatctcctctctctcctctctctcccctcgctctcatctcctctctctctactctctctcccctctctctcccttctcatctcccctctctcctctcatctcctctcgctcctctctcctctctctctcctctctctgccctctctcctctctctctcctctctctcccctctcatctcctctctcatctcctctctctcatctcctctctcatctcctctctctctcctctctctctcccctctctctctcctctctcatctccactctctctcttccatctttcATCACCCTCTcactccacatctctccctctttctgagATAATCTCTGTGTGTAATCTGTTGTCATCTGTCATTGTTCCTCTAATGGGACAGATTTAATCGTCTAGTCTAGTGTGACCtgacagagaggaagacacagAACTACACCCAAACACTcgctcacagacacacatattaTGTCACACACCGCCCTGCATGcactcacatatatatatatatatacacacacacacacacacaaacacacaaacacaaatgaaTAGGCAGGAcgatggagaggaagagggggattaATTAAGAAAGGGATGACAACGGAGGAAGAAGAGCACAAACGGGCGATGGAGGTTATTTGAGGAGGAGCAGAGCGACagaggtgtaaaaggtgaacatCAATTTAGAGCGAGAGAACGAGGGAACAGCAGTGTGACAGAAATAACAGCAACAGGATGTTGGTGTCAACGGCACAGGAAGCCACACCGCAGAAATCAGAAGTTGGTGCGCGCGCGAGACCCCTCGCTCGTCACCTCGCTCGTCACCTCCAGTGTCTCCACATCTTTCTgtatccccctttctttctcacAACATgattttctctccctcttgctttCATCTTGCTTTTCATTGCCAACTTGAGCATCCGGTTCACTTCTAAGTACGAGGTCCAAACATTTTATTCAACAACAAACTTTACGTTTATTCAATAAAAGAAGTGAATGACTGAATTACGTAcagaaacaccccccccccccccaaaaaggatATTATGTGCTTAAAAAAATATTGCAATTAGCATAAAAAAATATAacaaaatataataaaatatgaaaaatacATGTACAGTGTATTGCCATTGTGGGTGAAGGATatgactgatgatgatgatgatcacaaGTTATAAGAGTCGTAATCACTGTTTCTGTTAGACGAAGGCTCTCGGCTGGTGTTCACCGTCAGCCTCTCCAATCCTGGGAGAACGAGAGGGAACGTAACGCTTTAGGGTCTAATACTAAACTTGAGATACCCAAACTTTGAATGACGCATGCAAAGGTAAGTCACACAATTCTTAGGTTATGCTTCCGCCCGTGTAAatggaagagtgtgtgtgtgtgtgtgtgtgtgtgtgtgtgtgtgtgtgtgtgtgtgtgtgtgtgtgtgtgtgtgtgtgtgtgtgtgtgtgtgtgtgtgtgtgtgtgtgtgtgtgtgtgtgtgtgtgtgtgtgtgtgtgtgtgtgtgtgtttgtgtgtgtgtgcatgcctcaCCAGGGTAGGAGTGTCTCTTGTCTGTGTTGTCGTTAAGTTGGAGTCCAGCCTTCCCTCTATGGTAGGAGACTGTGAGAGAgatagtcagacagtcagacagacaggcagacagacagacagacgtaggagggggaagaggtggcTATGGATTACATCGCTTGCCAAGATATTGCATTATTTGAGAGAGAACAAGcgaagtctgtgtgtgtgcgtgtgtgtaacgtGAACTCATCAACTCAACGCATTATTCAACGATTCCACGTCTCTCCTACGTCGGCCTGCAACTTGGCCTggtgggtgtgcgtgtgtctaGGAGTCATTGACTCACCACTTTGGCTCTGCGTAGGTCCGATCCACCGACTCTGCCTCTTGTCTGACACTGAATCACAGACATAAAACATGTTGATTAGAGGTcatgttataatgttatattaccAACACACACCAAGTACCCGACCAACACACACCACATTACCAACACACACCAAGTACCCGACCAACACACACCACATTACCAACACACACCAAGTACCCGACCAACACACACCACATTACCAACACACACCAAGTACCCGACCAACACACACCACATTACCAACACACACCAAGTACCCGACCAACACACACCACATTACCAACACACACCAAGTACCCGACCAACACACACCACATTACCAACACACACCAAGTACCCGACCAACACACACCACATTACCAACACACACCAAGTACCCGACCAACACACACCACATTACCAACACACACCAAGTACCCGACCAACACACACCACATTACCAACACACACCAAGTACCCGACCAACACACACCACATTACCAACACACACCAAGTACCCGACCAACACACACCACATTACCAACACACACCAAGTACCCGACCAACACACACCACATTACCAACACACACCAAGTACCCGACCAACACACACCACATTACCAACACACACCAAGTACCCGACCAACACACACCACATTACCAACACACACCAAGTACCCGACCAACACACACCACATTACCAACACACACCAAGTACCCGACCAACACACACCACATTACCAACACACACCAAGTACCCGACCAACACACACCACATTACCAACACACACCAAGTACCCGACCAACACACACCACATTAACAACACACACCAAGTACCCGACCAACACACACCACATTACCAACACACACCAAGTACCCGACCAACACACACCACATTACCAACACACAACAAGATAACATGCCTCAATGACAAAAGAAACACTTGATCCATAACTGACAAAATACCAATCAAATAAATGCCACACCGATCCTGGTATCAACATCCTTTTCTTTTCTGCCATGACCTTATCACACATTATTTGATCAACTGCTATTGGGATCGGTCCAAGTACTGTGGACTTTTTTCTTTAAGAACTTTATTGCAGTAATTGAAGTGCTTTGTTGTCATCCTAAATGTACGCTCATGTGTTCAGTGTTTAGATCTGGGCCCGTTaacgcactgcatctcagagtaGAAGGGCTGATCAGGGATCAGTATTGGCCTTTTGGATCATAACGAGTACATGAACGGATCCTAGATCAGCGCTCCTACGCCGCCAAGCTTTGTGGATGCAGGCCCAGGTGCCTGGTACTCACGTCTCCTACGGAGGGCCTTGAGGGAGGGCTGCCCGAAACGCACCATCAGCACCACCAGCACCAGAACACACAGCAGACCAGTCACCACCTTATAGCCCACTAACTGATCTGAGACgactggagtggagaggagatgagattcATATTTAACCGTGACTTTACTAGGCTGGCCCCAGATCTGTTCGTACAGTCttaccaactcctatggtcatttgGCAAGGCAACCTAAATAGATACGGGACCAGGCTATTGTTTTACAGCACCGTATAAAACACTGACAAAAATATGTAAGTGTACTTACAAAGATATTCATGTACTTGTACGCATGTGTGGTATTTCAACCCACTGTCAAGACACTTAGAGAAATATACGCAGAAaggacacacaaacatacaggacTCACCGTCGCATTGGATCCCCAGTGTTGTACAGGGGTTGTTGGTAACACTTCCATTCGCACTGATCTGGTAACCCAAAGCTTTAGGATTGATCTTAGTCCACTTTGGGGAGCCCTCGCAGCCCTTCCTCTTACACAGCCCTGCATGATGAAGACTATGATGGGTAAGACTGTTAAAGCAGACTGGTAAGGAATGGgacgagaggagagacaggtgtaCGTCCCCCTTACAGGACTTTTCTTCCCATTTGACCTTGATAACACCCAGTGCAGGTGGCGGAGACTCGGGCTGGGTCGGAGAGGAACAGGAAGTGGAGACTTTACACACACAGGAAGTGGTGGGAGCAGGGGGAATGAAGGTAGCAGGAGTGGAGTTGGATGGTGTGAGAGGTTGGGAGGTGGATACCTTGATTTCATTggttactagagagagagagagggggggagagagagagagagagggagagagagagattattcgTACCACGGAAACAACAGCAAAGAAAGGAAATTGGTATCTTGGAATCCATATctacaaaaaatattttgattcgATTTTAAAAAATCAATATTACATGTCATGCGGTAGTTACTAATCACAGAGGCAGTTTTTCAAAAGTCTAACGGGGAATGTTTGTCCACCTGCAGCGGGGACTAAAACTGGCCTGGATTAGCCTAACCCTCTCTAATCTATCAATTAATACAACAAATTAAGGAAACGGAAATGCTCACCCTCTACTGAGAGATGAGGTCATAAGGGTAATTATCAGACCAATGGATGatatttactactactactactactactacctcttcttctactactactactactactactactactactactactactactactactactactactactactactactactactactactactactactactactactactaataataataataataatactactactacaacaaacAGCATCCTATAGTGTACTTACCTTTaagcagggcccatagggaagagGGATGGGCATAAATGACAAAATACAATGACAAAATACCATAAagatcaatgtatcaaaataaacgACCAAATACTTGTATTTGGAAATGTATTGTATTAAAAAAACATGCACTTTTGCAttttaaaatacagaaatgcACTTGCAAGTACCCGGCCCCGAACAGCGGTCAACATTCTCAGCAACAGTTACAGGAATGTTTTGCGTGCCCGTGACTGTGACCCTGTTGCCTAGTCATTCGACCTATATGTGCAGAGCTACAGTGCattccggaaagtattcagagacTTTTGACCTTttcccacattgttacgttacggccttaatctaaaatggatgaaataaatacaaaatcctCCTCAATCTATCACACAATTCTCTATAATGACAaaaaatgaaaacaggtttttagaaatgtttgcaaatgtagggactgggagactagtcaagatctaGTGAAAGATGAACAgggcaaagaacagagagatccttggtgataacctgctccagagcgcttagtacctcagactggggcaaaggttcacctttacaacaggacaacgaccctaagcacacggccaagacaatgtagaagtggcttcgggacaagtctctgaatgtccttgagtggcctagccagagcccggacctgaacccgtgagacctgaaaatagctgtgcagcgacgctccccatccaacctgaaagagcttgagaggatctgcagagaagaatgggagaaactccccaaatacaggtgtgccaagcttgtagcatcatacccaagaaaactcaaggctgtaatcgctgcaaaaggtgcttcaacaaagtactgagtaaaagggtctgaatagttatgtaaatgtgatatttgtgtgtagtgtgatgaggggaaaaaataaatttaatcatttttagaataaggatgtaacgtaacaacataTGGAGAAAGTCAAAAggtctgtatactttccgaatgcactgtgtctcaattgcctcgtacccctgcacatcgactcgggaactggtgtcccctgtatatagccatgttattttgacTCATTATTGTTCGTAGTTTTTCCCTgagtatttattcctcgtgtcactCTTTATAtttgttattcatatttttttctgttatctttaactctgtattgttggaaaaggacccgtaagtaagcatttcactgttcgtctTCAGCCTTTTGTTCACAAAGCACGTCACAAATACACATTTATTTTCTTTGGTATGTTGTTGTTTTATCTactttagttgaatgcactgagtcTAAGTCACGCTctataagagtgtctgctaaatgaccaaaatgtaaataaatatgtGAAAATGAACATACCAAAGTGATCTGCAAAGCACACTGGTTATTGTTATTGGCCTTGTTTCGGGTTGGActtcattagaataatactcagcaTCCTTTGCAATTGTACAATTTCACATTTACATTGATATTTTAAttgatttagcagatgcttttagcacaccatagtgccatcaaaATGATGATACCAATGCAGGGAGAAAGGGGGACGCAAAATTGTGAACCGCTATAAAAAACAAGTGTAGAAAAgtattttgaaaataaaaatgacaGCTCTCGAAAGTATCTTGTTACAAAATACGTTGGCGTTTAGCCCAGTGTAATACACATTTTAAAATACTCAGAAGTAATTGAAAAACATATAtcaaatacatgtaacagaaatactGCCCATCTCTGATAGGGAATAGGGACGCAGCCAAATGACTACAATTCTGCTGCTTCGAGTTCAACCGTCAATGTCAGTGTAGTGTATCAGAACACGAGAAAATTGTGTATCATAATGGACTCACGGAAACCACTAGACTGTATTTCAATAAAGACTTACCAACATTCAGGGCCAGGACTGTAAGTACAAGCCTTCTATTCATTCTGGAGATGACCAGCTTGAGAAAAacaggggagagaagaagagaagagagacaatgCGCGCAAAAAAAACGACAGACAGACTGAAGAGAGAGGAAACTGTGCAGAAGTGTAAACTCctcgctctcctttctccccACCCTCTGTTTCTCTATCCATAAAGCCTTCTCTTCATCTTTGGCGTTTGCTGCTTTTCTTCTGAGAGGTTTTCTGCAAACTTCCTCACTTCAAAGACAGGcacaaaaaaagaaagagagaagaagaaaagaaagaagtgaaaaggagaagagtggaggataAGTGCGAGAGGCAGAAAGAACAATTAGAATTGTTCACCTTTAGACATTTTTGTTGAGTCAGTCATGACCCTGATTTTCATACGCCTTCCAACAGTGAAGTGTGTTTGTgcgcctgtgtttgtgtgtgtgtgtgttctccgatAGGTCAATGTACACACCAATGCCAGGTACACCAGTTGTTTGCAGCAAGATCCCTATTATGAGTTTGATTCCTGCATAGGCCAcatctacaggtaactgcccaAATGAAGGAAACACCAACACAAAGGGTCAATAGGGCGCTGGGCCTCCACGAGCCGTCAGAACAGCTTCAACGCACCCTGGCATAGATTCTGTCTGGAACTGGAGGGACGTGACACCAtccttccacgagaaattccatcattcggtgttttgttgatggtggtggaaaacgctgtctcaggcaccgctcaagaatctcccataagtgttcaattgggttgagatttcACACACGCTTTAAACACCCTACACTATGActctttgagacccctctttcaaagtcactgagatctatTCTTCTATATTGGTAGCCAATATAtttgggcaactgggcattttaaTAAATGAtgctaagcatgatgggatgctaACTGCTTAATATACTCAGGAAGCGTCTTGTGCGGAAGCGCCTGcgttcaatatactttgtatccctcatttactcaagtgtttcttttactttggcagttacctgttcaCTATGTATTAATTATCACTTATATTGTTTGGGAATTTAGAGAATTTAAGGGGGATATTATAAATCCGCTCTTAGTTTGTGGATAGTGTTGTGTACAACCTTCCCTTTAACTGTAGCGTAATACATTAGCTGTGGATTAAAGTGTCTGCTTAATGACCATATCATATTATTTTATATCCTATTTAATAaccatattattattatgttcTTTGTTATCCTACAGTGCTTTCAGGAAATATgtataccccttgacttgttctacattttgttgtgttacagcagaaattcaaaatggacaatttatttttatctcagccatctacacacaatacccgataaggaccaagtgaaaacgtgtttttagaaattgtttctAATTTATtctaaatgaaatacagaaatatctcatttacataagtattcacacccctgaatcaatactttgttaaaagcacctttggcagcaattagagCTGAGAGTCTTTCAAAATTCTTCatgctgtcaaattggttgttgatcattgctagacaaccattttcaggtcttgccatagattttcaagtagatttaaatcAAAGCTGTAACTCggtcactcaagaacattcactgtcttcttgataagcaactccagtgtagatttagccttgtgtttaaggttattgttctgctgaaaggtgaattcatctcccagtgtctggtggaaagcagaccgaaccaggttttcctctaggattttgcctgtgcttagctccattccattccttttttttatcctgaaaaactccccagtcaaatacaagcatacccataacatgatgcagccacaactatgtttgaaaatatgaagagtcgTACTcaggattttccccaaacataacactttgtgttcaggacaaaaagttcatcactattccattttttttcccagtattactttagtgccttgttgcaaacaggatgcatgttttgaaatattaagttagtattgtggagcaactacaatgtttatccatcttcagttttctcctttcacagtccttaaactctgtaactgttttaaagtcacaattggcctcgtggtgaaaatccctgagtggtttccttcatGTCaacagcaactgagttaggaaggaagcctgtatctttgaagagactgggtgcattgatataccatccaaagtgtatttaataacttcaccatgttcaacgggatattcaatgtctgattttaaaaaaaatgttacccATCTATCTATAGGTGCccatctttgcgaggcattggaaaacctccctggtctttgtggttgaatctgtgtttgaaagttactgctcgactgagggaccttacagatatgaATGTCTGGGGCACAGAGATGAAGTAGTCCTTCAAATATCATgtcaaacactattattgcacacacaaTGAGTGAATGCAACGTATGGGACTTGttcagcacatttttactcctgaatatTTTTAGgtttgtcataacaaaggggttaaatacttattgattcaagacatttcagcttttcattttttactaacttgttaaaaaaaaatatatatatatatattttgacattatgaggtattgtttgtAGGCCAGTGACTAAAAGTcaacatttaatccatttaaaatgcaggctgtaacacaacaaaatttcGAAAAAGTCGTGTgggtgtgaatgctttctgaaggcactgtacttaatGTTTTCTTTTCTTAATTCAACCATTACTCATGTTTTCTGTTCGTTCACACCCGTCCATTCCCTCCCTCTTTTGCTCTCGTTTTCTCTCATCTTCAGTCTCTGGTTTACCGAGCCGTAGATGTGTAGAAAGCCCCGTAAAAAAattgccctcctcctcctttctctatgAGACACTTCTCTCCGTACTTTGACTGAATATTCAAAACCTAGGACCATCCcgctttcccctcctcctcctagttgttaaacaaaaaaactaaaatcTAAATCtcacatttttaaaaatcgtTCTGTAACAGTATTAATTTGTATGCTATTTGCCGATCAGTAAATGTACAATTGAGCCTACCTACTGTACTATATATGATAGACTACAGCTACAGAAATCGTTCCACAACAATTGATTGATGACAATAATCACTGAGTAGGAATATTTGATAGTAGGTGGGAGTTTTTCCTCCACTGAAGTCACCTAGTATTTCAGTGCCCTCCTTTCCCCGCAGAGgtccgtcgctctctctctctttcttctccctggTTAGGTCTTCTCGGCCCACATCAGAAAAAGATCATCACAATCAGCGAGGGGGAACGAAGGCCTGATAGTAAACTCTGTTCGAGACAAAACAAGCAAGGCCCACGCCCTTTCAGAACAAATCAATTAAACTCTTATCAAGTTCTATCCGATTGAATTAATCTTGAAGCAA
It encodes the following:
- the LOC139374140 gene encoding T-cell surface glycoprotein CD5, with the translated sequence MNRRLVLTVLALNVVTNEIKVSTSQPLTPSNSTPATFIPPAPTTSCVCKVSTSCSSPTQPESPPPALGVIKVKWEEKSCKGDVHLSLLSSHSLPVCFNSLTHHSLHHAGLCKRKGCEGSPKWTKINPKALGYQISANGSVTNNPCTTLGIQCDVVSDQLVGYKVVTGLLCVLVLVVLMVRFGQPSLKALRRRLSDKRQSRWIGPTQSQSVSYHRGKAGLQLNDNTDKRHSYPGLERLTVNTSREPSSNRNSDYDSYNL